A genomic region of Zea mays cultivar B73 chromosome 6, Zm-B73-REFERENCE-NAM-5.0, whole genome shotgun sequence contains the following coding sequences:
- the LOC103630768 gene encoding protein MIZU-KUSSEI 1 — MRTIAARNTHDSLSFSRRHFKWPVLGKSKSHGAATFGDEEYMKSSEAEDDDETTMAFSSACPSFHSDGFVSPPLKPAPSAQQQQAAAAVAAGQRRRMKVRTAVSRLRSALANAVAGRHRQVGMGARLTGTLYGHRRGHVHLAFQVDPRACPALLLELAAPTAALVREMASGLVRIALECDRARARGSPAAALPSPSPGAGKRLVEETVWRAYCNGKSCGYAVRRECGAADWRVLRALEPVSMGAGVIPAASCGGGEGDVMYMRARFERVVGSRDSEAFYMMNPDGSGGGAHGHGGPELSVYLLRV, encoded by the coding sequence ATGAGAACCATCGCGGCGAGGAACACGCACGACTCGCTCTCCTTCTCCAGGCGCCACTTCAAGTGGCCCGTCCTCGGCAAGAGCAAGAGCCACGGCGCCGCGACGTTCGGGGACGAGGAGTACATGAAGAGCTCGGAGGCGGAGGACGACGACGAGACGACCATGGCCTTCTCCTCCGCCTGCCCGTCCTTCCACTCCGATGGCTTCGTGTCCCCTCCGCTGAAGCCGGCGCCGTCGGCCCAGCAGCAgcaagcggcggcggcggtggcggcggggcAGAGGAGGAGGATGAAGGTCCGGACTGCCGTGTCGCGCCTGCGGTCCGCGCTGGCCAACGCCGTGGCCGGGCGGCACCGACAGGTGGGCATGGGCGCGCGGCTCACCGGCACGCTCTACGGCCACCGGCGCGGCCACGTGCACCTGGCGTTCCAGGTGGACCCGCGCGCGTGCCCGGCGCTGCTGCTGGAGCTGGCGGCGCCCACGGCGGCGCTGGTGCGGGAGATGGCCTCGGGCCTGGTGCGCATCGCGCTGGAGTGCGACCGCGCCAGGGCCAGGGGGTCGCCCGCCGCCGCgctgccgtccccgtccccgggcgCCGGCAAGAGGCTGGTGGAGGAGACGGTGTGGCGCGCCTACTGCAACGGCAAGAGCTGCGGGTACGCGGTGCGGCGCGAGTGCGGCGCCGCGGACTGGCGCGTGCTCCGCGCGCTCGAGCCCGTGTCCATGGGCGCCGGAGTCATCCCCGCCGCCAgctgcggcggcggcgagggcgaCGTCATGTACATGCGCGCGCGGTTCGAGCGCGTCGTGGGGTCTCGCGACTCGGAGGCCTTCTACATGATGAATCCGGACGGTAGCGGCGGCGGCGCTCATGGTCATGGCGGGCCCGAGCTCAGCGTCTACCTCCTCAGAGTCTGA